Proteins found in one Micropterus dolomieu isolate WLL.071019.BEF.003 ecotype Adirondacks linkage group LG12, ASM2129224v1, whole genome shotgun sequence genomic segment:
- the LOC123980627 gene encoding CD276 antigen-like, translating into MKLSSYISRTALFTDGLRQGNISLKIINVTLADEGRYKCYIPKLKSRRQSSIVRLVIDPNSSKTWTTETPLQPRNLQTSDPKKEADVEGGLTRWNRLVPVAVVFCFLLMVVVVIVTGYLTKKGTSGNSNRKQHCPLFSTGSL; encoded by the exons ATGAAGCTGTCATCGTACATCAGCAGGACGGCGCTGTTCACAGATGGCCTGAGACAAGGCAACATATCGCTCAAGATCATTAACGTGACGCTTGCAGACGAAGGGAGATACAAATGTTACATCCCGAAGTTAAAAAGCCGAAGGCAGTCGTCAATAGTCCGTCTGGTCATTG ATCCAAACTCTTCTAAAACCTGGACGACAGAGACGCCACTGCAGCCCAGAAATCTCCAAACTTCTGATCCGAAGAAAGAGGCGGATGTTGAAG GTGGTTTGACCCGTTGGAACAGACTGGTTCCAGTTGCAGTGGTTTTCTGCTTCTTGCTAATGGTGGTAGTTGTCATAGTCACAGGATATTTGACAAAGAAGGGCACGTCGGGAAACAGTAACAGAAAACAGCACTGCCCACTTTTCTCCACTGGATCATTGTAA